Below is a window of Spirochaetota bacterium DNA.
TAAGCGCCTTATAAAGGACGGCATCATTGGCGAAACGGGTGCGGGGATACTCTTCGGTAACGCGGTCAAGCCAGCCCATGCCCTTCTTGAGGCTCTCCGCATCGCTGTAATAGCTGTAATACGTCATGCCGAGCCAGAGCATCGATAAGACCTTGAATTTCTGCTTGCCGGTGGTCTGATTCGCCTTTTCGAAGCATTCTACCGCCGTCGTCTTGAGCGAGCGGTCTTTTTTTGCGAGCAGAAAGTACGCGACCCCCTTCAAGTGGCAGAGCTCACCTTTATCCCCGTCGGCCGCATCGACATTGAGGGCTTCGAAGTAGCTTTTCATCTCAACGGGCTTCCCGCGCCACAATACGCGCAGCGCCTCTCTCGCCTGAGCGGACATGGGGGAATCCCACACCGTCGCGGTCACGGATTCAGCCTTATCGGCCTGCACCGCTTTGCCGTGAGCGTTGGTGTCCTTGCTCTTGTCGGTCATGATGTTGAAGTCTTTGATGAAATCGTCTTCCTCGGCATGCCGCGGTTTGCAGGATACGGCAACAAAGACGCATACTGCAGCAAGCATAAGGATCGTAAGCAGGCGTTGAGGTTTCATAAAACCATCCTCCGAAAGGTACGTAGTACAACATCATTATCGGACGCTCACCTCAAAAAGTCAAGCAAAAATTTCGTCAGCTGCGGAGGGCTCCTGACACTTGAACTTCCCATCAAAGGGTATACAATATTGGCGAAATGGATAGAAATCCCAAGGAATTCTTCTCCGGCCGGGTCGAACAATTCCGAAAATACCGTATCGGATACCCTGCGGAGGTCATCGATCTCCTTCAAAAAAGCTATGGTTTGACGAAGGGAGCGGTGGTAGCCGATATCGGCGCCGGCGTCGGCCGATTCACCGCCATGCTCGCCCCGCTTGCCCGGACGGTGTACGCGATAGAGCCGTTCGACGCCATGCGTTCGGTCATTGAGAAGGAAGTATCCTCCGATCCATCGGTCATCGTTACGAATGCGAGCGCTGAGGCCACCGGACTCGCCGCATCATCCGTTGACCTGATCACCGCGGCACAGTCCTTCCAGTGGTTCGATGCATCGGCGGCTCGGCACGAATTCATGCGCATACTCAAGCCTGATCACTATATGGTAATGCTCTGGAACGACAGGGAGATCGACCGGGACGATTTCCATCGGGAATATGAGTTCTATGTCCGCGGGCTGCCGCTCTACCGCGAGGAAACGCATAAAACGGTGACGGCGTCGGATATCGAGGCGTTCTACGGGAATGAGAATTACCGGATGCATACGTTCCATAATGAGCAAAAGCTCGATCGTGACGGCCTCATCGGTCGATTCATGTCCGCTACCTACGCCCCGAAGGCGGGGGAAGAGGGGCACGACGAAGCGATCCGATTCTTCACCGATCTCTTTGACCGCTATGCAAAAAAGGACGCCGTAACGATACATCACACGGTGGAGCTTTTCGCCGGCAAATTCTCCTGAACAGGCGGTAACACCCCGCATCACCGCCATTCATGTTTCGGGTAACGCCCGGCGAGTTCCTTGCGTATCTGTTTATACGAATTCTCCCAGAACCCGGCAAGGTCGTCGGTTATCTGCACCGGCCGCTGATTCGGCGCCAGTATCTCAAGGAGTATGCGCACTTTCCCGCCGGCTGCTGTCGGTGTACGCGGAACATCATAGAGATGCTGGAGCTTCATGCGCGCACGCGGCGGTTTCCCTTCCTGGTAGGATATCTTCATCATACGCCCGTTGGCGAGCGTTATCGACTCCGGCGCCATCTTCTCTACGAATGACCGCTCCTCATGGGAAAGCGCATTTCGTATCGGCGAAATGATATCGCGCCCGGCAATATCCTTGACGCTCGTACATCCATCGAACGTTTCGGCGAGAATGACCGCGAGCTCGTCTCGGGTGAAGGTAATGAGCGTTCGTTCAGGGAACCACGCCGCGGTACAGCGCACGCGTGTGAGAAACCGGTCGACGCTTTCATCCCATGACGGCACCGAAAACTTCCCGTCAAGCAGCGCCTCGGCAAGCATCACTGCGGCAGCGGAAGCATCCGGTGATATTCCCTTTCGCTCGATAACGATGGAACGATACCGCGTCTCGCAGATCGCAGTAACCCGGCCGTCCTTTTCATTGAACGAAACAGTACGGTTCTCGGCGAGCTCATGCGCGGGAAGCAGTTCGCTCGTGATGGGAACGACAGGATATGCGGTATGTTTCGTTGACACATCCCGAACGGCGGTTATCCCCAATGCGATAACGAGATCGGCATCGCGCACGATGCTTTTCGGCGATATATTCGCACGCACGGACCCGAAATCGAATGCGACCGCACTCCCCGGGACACGGGCACCGATGCGGTCCGGAAAGCCGGTAATAAGCGCTTGTTCGGGCGATATCCTCTTCGTTCCCGGTGATACCGTGCGGCAGAGCTGGCGGAACGTACGCCAGACACGTTCAGCCCCCGTACGCGAAATGCCGCGCGGGAGCGAACGAAAATCGTCATGCGCGGCGGCGGAAAGTATATCGGCGATGAGCGAGAGATCATCCGTCCCCGCATGCTCAAGAGGATCAAAATCATTCCCCGTGACCGGATCGTCCGAAGCGATGGCGGCCCAAAGCATTATCGTCTCCATGGCTGAGCATCCGTCCGCTGCAACAGCGATGCGCGCGATGCGCGGCGGAAGGGGAAGGTCAGCCATCCGCTCTCCGATAGCGGTCAATGACACCGCTTCGTTCTTCCGCTCAAGAGCGCCGAGCATGACAAGTACATCCATCGCCTCCTTGACACGCGCTTCATCAGGCGGCGTGATCCAGGGGAAATCACCGTATCCGAGCGATGCGAGCGTAAGCATGGCATCGGAAAGATCGACACGCATGATGTCCGGCAGATCGTCGCGCGCACGCACCGTGTTCTCACGCTCATGCCAGAGGCGTATGCAGATACCGGGGGCAACACGCCCTGCCCTGCCCCGGCGCTGTTCGGCCGAACTCATGCTTGCCGATGCCGTCTCAAGCACATTCATGCTGCGGTCATGATCATAGCGCATGCGGCGCACCGTCCCGCTGTCGATGACGATGCGTACGGTCGGGATGGTAAGCGCGGTCTCGGCGACATTGGTCGCGCAGATGATCTTTCGCACGGGGGTCGGCGCGAACACACGGTCGGAACTCTTCGTATCCATATCGCCGTGGAGCGGGAGCGGCATCACCGAGGGCACCGCACGTCGGAATGCATCGATGGTACGCGCTATCTCGTATCGGCCAGGGAGAAAAATGAGTACATCGCCCGGCTCATCCGCAACGGACTTGAACGCACGCACCGCTTCAGCCCATACCGGCGCCGTGGACACTGTCGGAGCATAGCGAAGCTCCACCGGAAACATACGCCCGCCGCCCTCGATGACCGGCGCACGGAGATAGGAAGCCACCGCATTACTGTCAAGCGTCGCCGACATGACGATGAGCGCCGGACCGCGTCCGCTGTCAATGAGATCTTTGCAGTGACCGAGCGCGATATCGGAGAGTATGCCGCGTTCGTGGAATTCGTCAATAATGACGATGCCGACATCGGCAAGCGTCGGATCGCTCCCGAGCATGCGTAAGAATATTCCTTCTGTCATAAAAACGATGCGCGCCGTATCCGAGAATGCGCGTTCGTAACGCGTATGATGTCCGCATATCTCACCCGGGCGTGCATTGAGCATCCAGGATACCCGCGATGCAAGATGGCGTGCCGCGATGACGCGCGGTTCTATGACGATGATGCGCTTCTGCGTTACGTTCGCCGTAAGGAGCATGACGGGAACGCCGGTGGATTTCCCGCTCCCGGTAGGTGCGCTTATGATAAGCGAACGGCCGGCGGAAAGCGCATCGATTATCCGTTTTTCTTCGGCGAATATGGGCAGGTCAGGGGCCATGCGGTAAGTATATCAGAATTCACCGTATTATCCATGTGTTTCCAAAGAATATAAGCTCATACCCGAATCATCACGTAAGAAAATAAAACCACGGAGGGCACAGAGAATGTATGAGAATGCAATGAAGCGTATGGAGGACAATGCGCAGCAGGTATCATCTTTCGGGTGAAAATGTTCAGCTGCCCTTCCGTTCTTTCTCGGCCTTTTCTCCGTGATCTCCGTGGTTTCTCTTTATCCTTATGTGAGGATTTGGGTCATATAATTTCCTTGACAAAGCGGGCGTGGGCTACTATACTCAAGCGTTAGAATGTTAGCTTTTAAATACGCATCCATCATGCTGTGCCTTTCTGCAGCGCTTTCTGCACTTGGTGATGCCCGTACGGCAGAGCCGTTCCAGGACGGCGACCGCACGTTCATTCACGATACGCCCCATTGAACAATAGTCCGACAGGAGATATCACCGTCATGAAAAAAAACATCACTATCCGCACTTGGAACATCATGCACTGTGCAGCAGCCGTACTATGCGCTGCCGCTCTGACCGCAGCAGAACCGATACCGATACTGAACGGTGATTTTGAGACCGATGCCGGCTGGACACTGACGGACAATGCGAAGATCGTGACGGACGGCGGGACGCGTGTATTGCATCTGAAAACGACAGCACCGGGCAATGCGAGCGCCACACAACAGCTCAATCTCGACCCTGCATGGGGAACGTTGCGCTTCAAATACCGCGTACGCGTGAACGCCATCACCCCCGGCAAGGAGAGCTGGAACAATGCGCGTATCGCTCTTACCATCTTCGGTCCGGAGAACAAGGTAACGCATACTATCGCCGGGGAATGGCCGCAGCCGACCGACGGCTGGGTCAGCGTTTCGCAGAACGTGACCATCCCCGCCGGCGCGACCTATGTGAAGATATCACCGGCGCTCTTCGCCTCCGTCGGCGACTGGATGCTCGATGACCTCACAGTTGAACTACTCGCGAACCGCGGCGAGGGCATCGATGCCGATATCCCCGCAGGCATGACGCTCACGTGGGGAAAAGAGCCTGTCGAAGATGTGAATGCGAAGCGCTCCGTGATATGCCTCAATGGGCTCTGGCAGTTCCAGCCCGCGAGAGGTCCGGCAGCCGCTGCGCCGCAGAGCTCCGGCCGCGGATGGATACGCGTACCGGGAAGCTGGCGCGGCTACCCTATGCCGTGCCTTACCATAGGCAACGGCCCCGCATGGGACGGATTCAATGCCGACGCCCCCGCAGCATGGTACGGCCGTGACATCACTATCCCGGCAGCATGGGCAGGACGAAAGATCGTCATCGATATGACACGCGTATCGACCGATGCCGCAGTATATCTTCTCGGCCGCGAGATCGGCCGAGTATCATGGCCTGGCGGCGAAGTGGACATCACCTCCGCCGTGGAGGCAGGGCGTTCCTACAAGCTGCGCATCAAAGTTGTCGCGACATCCGACGCGGCTGAGGTCACACGTTTCATGGGTATGGGCGAGGGGCAGCAGCTGAAAGAAAAAGCGGTGCTTTCCACACGCGGCCTTATCAGCGACGTATTCCTTGCGAGCCGCCCGGCAGGCGCCGTTCTTACAAGCTGTGCAGTACGTACATCGGTCCGGGAAAAACGAATCTCCATTGAAGCGGACATCTCCGGTGCAACGGGCACGGCAGCCCTGAACGCTCTCATTCGCGATGCGAAAGGCAATACGGTGAAACGGTTCACCGCCTCGTCGGAAATTTCCGAGAACGGCACCGTCCGTGCATCCTGGGACTGGAGCGATCCGCAATTATGGGACATCGATACGCCCGTGCTTTACACACTTGAACTTTCGGCATCGGGCGCTGGTCTCGATGATACTATCACCGAACGTTTCGGGTTCCGCGAATTCCGTATCGACGGCAAGCGATTCCTCCTCAATGAAAAGGAGATACGGCTTCGTCCGGCGCCGGTACATTCGGAAAGTCCCATTTCGGGCACGCGTGAGCTCATCGCCGCCGCGCTCGAGGGCCTCAAATGGGCGGGCTTCAATGCCTATGAAATGTGGCCGTGGGACCGCTTGGAACGCGGCTCGACGGAATTCGATGCGATGTGGTGCCAGGAGGCCGACCGCCTCGGCATGCTCCTTATCACACCCGCGCTCAGTCAGGGGCAATTCGTCAGCGATTGGACAAAGCCGGGCGTGAAGGAAGGCTGGGCATCGCGCATGACGCCGCTCCTCAAACGCCTCATGAATCATCCGTCGATAATCAGCTGGGTGACAGGAGCGAACCGGTTCGGCCATGGACAGGACCAGAACCCGGAAGCCATCGGATCGAAAAGCCGCGGGTCGCTCCCCGAGCCGGGATGGAAACGCGCCTCCGAATACGGTGAGGACGCATCCGCGATGATAAAGCGCGTCGACCCCACACGGCCGGTATTCATGCATGCCGGCAGTGCTGTCGGCGATATATACTCGCTCAACAATTATCTCTGTATCATACCGCTGCAGGAACGCGAGGAATGGCTTTCGCGCTACGCAGCGGAAGGCGATATGCCGGTCATGATGGTCGAATTCGGGACACCGCTGTACACGACATTCCACCGCGGACGCCGCGGTTATGGTCAGGCATCGACAAGCGAGCCCTTATACTCGGAATTCCTCGCAATGTATCAGGGCATCGATGCATACCGCGCGGAAACACCGGCGTATCGCGCCCTCGTATCATCAACGTTCGAAAAAGAATTTTTATGGAAGACATGGCATGGCATCGAAGCAGCTCGTATTCATGAAGGATTCAATCAGCTTCAAACGCTTTTCAGCCGCAACACCTATCGCACATGGCGCACCTGGGGAATATCCGGCGGCATATTGCCGTGGGGCAACGGTCACGGCTGGCTCAAGGAAGCTGGCGGCGGATCGAACATGGACCCGTTCTCGCCAAAGACGATCAAGCTCGCGGCATTCGTACCGGGTACACGCGGCTACTGGCGAGCGGAAGCGACGTACGGTCTTTTCAACTACTTCAGACCGGAGGGCATGCCGATAACCTCAGCGGGATATGCCATCATTTCGAACAACAGCGAGACACTTGCATGGATAGGCGGATCGCCGAAGTTCACGGACAAGACGCATAATTTCCGCCCCGGCGAAAAGGTCACGAAACAGATCGTCATCATCAGTGATGCTCGGTCGCCGAAGAAATATTCCGGGACGTGGAGCGTCGAGCTTAACGGCGTCATCGCCTCCGGCAGGCTCGACGGCACAGCGGAACCATCCACAACGAAATTCATCCCGCTGCAGTTCACGGCACCGGCAAAGACAGCATCGCGCGCCGACGGCATAATTCGGCTTACCTGCACGATAGGGAATTTCATGCACACCGATTCATTCGCATTCCGCGTGTATACGCCGGACACATCGACGCTGCCGTCCGTCTTTGTCCTCGACCCTGACGGCGATACATCCTCGCTGCTGAAAACACTCGGCGCATCGGCATCATCATGGAACGGTGCAAAAGGAAAACTGCTTGTGATAGGACGCAATGCATGCGCATCCGGGAATACCGATATGACCTCTGTCGAAGAGTTCGTTCGCTCAGGCGGACGCGCACTCCTTATGGCGCAGGATCCCGAATGGATGCGTAAGCGTCTTGGACTTCGTGTAAGCAGGCAGATGACACGGCGTGCATTCCCCATCGTGAGCGGTCACCGTGCACTGCTCGGCATCGATGCCGAAGCGCTCCGCGACTGGGCCGGCGAAAGCACGCTCATCCCGCCGACCGATACGGCTCTTTCATCAACGATGCTCAACCGCACGCCCGATTACGGCTGGCGCTGGGGCAGCACGCATGCGGTAAGCAGCGCCGCGATAGAAGTGCCGCATCGCGCCGGATGGCGGCCGCTCATCGCCTGTGAATTCGACTCGGCGTATACGCCGCTCGCGGAGATACCGCTCGGCAAAGGCATCCTCACAATCTGCATGCTTGATCTTGAGGACCATGTCAAGGACCCTGCGGCCGAGATCATCGCACGGAACATTCTCGTTTCCGCTTCGTCGGCGAAGATCGAGGAACGTGCCGATGCATTCTATCTCGGCAAAGATGCCGCAGCCGTTCTCACCGCATCCGGCATCGCTGCATCTCCCGTCGGATCTATTCCGGAACGGGGGCTTCTCTTCATCGGAGCGGAGGCCTCCGTCGATGATGCTGCGCTCGAATCATTCCTTCGCCGCGGGAACAATGCGGTCATACTCCCCCGGCGCACCGACACGGCTCCGCTTGGCGTGCGTATCGCAAAAAAAGACAAACACAGCGGCTCGCTCATTATACCGTCATGGCAGAGCACACGCGGATTGCTTCCGGGCGAGCTCAGACGGCGCACTGACGGAGAGGCATGGATAGTGACTTCCGGTGCCGATGCCATCGGTGCCGACGGCCTTCTCGCGGAAGTTCGCCGCGGAGGGACCGCGGTGTTCTTCCAGCCCGCTGCAGCCGCGCTCGATGCCGACCGCCTCACCTACAACCGTATCACCCGCTGGCGCTTCACGCGCGCGCTCACACAGATAGCGGCGAATCTCGGCGCCGTATGCGAAGGGGATGCGCGTATGCTCAGACCGATACAGCCGCCGGACAGGATATCGCTTGCCGACGGATGGAAGGCATCGCTCGTTACGCCCTATCCGCCGGCCGGAGCGAATGATGCAAAGCCCAAGGACCCCGGCATAAGCGACCGCGCACGTGCGCTCACCGCAAAGGAAGCTGACGAAAGCGGCATGCAGGACGCAGCTGTTTCCAAGGAGTGGGAGAATTACGGCGGGGCATGGTCGACCACGGACG
It encodes the following:
- a CDS encoding class I SAM-dependent methyltransferase — encoded protein: MDRNPKEFFSGRVEQFRKYRIGYPAEVIDLLQKSYGLTKGAVVADIGAGVGRFTAMLAPLARTVYAIEPFDAMRSVIEKEVSSDPSVIVTNASAEATGLAASSVDLITAAQSFQWFDASAARHEFMRILKPDHYMVMLWNDREIDRDDFHREYEFYVRGLPLYREETHKTVTASDIEAFYGNENYRMHTFHNEQKLDRDGLIGRFMSATYAPKAGEEGHDEAIRFFTDLFDRYAKKDAVTIHHTVELFAGKFS
- a CDS encoding ATP-dependent helicase C-terminal domain-containing protein, which produces MAPDLPIFAEEKRIIDALSAGRSLIISAPTGSGKSTGVPVMLLTANVTQKRIIVIEPRVIAARHLASRVSWMLNARPGEICGHHTRYERAFSDTARIVFMTEGIFLRMLGSDPTLADVGIVIIDEFHERGILSDIALGHCKDLIDSGRGPALIVMSATLDSNAVASYLRAPVIEGGGRMFPVELRYAPTVSTAPVWAEAVRAFKSVADEPGDVLIFLPGRYEIARTIDAFRRAVPSVMPLPLHGDMDTKSSDRVFAPTPVRKIICATNVAETALTIPTVRIVIDSGTVRRMRYDHDRSMNVLETASASMSSAEQRRGRAGRVAPGICIRLWHERENTVRARDDLPDIMRVDLSDAMLTLASLGYGDFPWITPPDEARVKEAMDVLVMLGALERKNEAVSLTAIGERMADLPLPPRIARIAVAADGCSAMETIMLWAAIASDDPVTGNDFDPLEHAGTDDLSLIADILSAAAHDDFRSLPRGISRTGAERVWRTFRQLCRTVSPGTKRISPEQALITGFPDRIGARVPGSAVAFDFGSVRANISPKSIVRDADLVIALGITAVRDVSTKHTAYPVVPITSELLPAHELAENRTVSFNEKDGRVTAICETRYRSIVIERKGISPDASAAAVMLAEALLDGKFSVPSWDESVDRFLTRVRCTAAWFPERTLITFTRDELAVILAETFDGCTSVKDIAGRDIISPIRNALSHEERSFVEKMAPESITLANGRMMKISYQEGKPPRARMKLQHLYDVPRTPTAAGGKVRILLEILAPNQRPVQITDDLAGFWENSYKQIRKELAGRYPKHEWR
- a CDS encoding sugar-binding domain-containing protein, translating into MKKNITIRTWNIMHCAAAVLCAAALTAAEPIPILNGDFETDAGWTLTDNAKIVTDGGTRVLHLKTTAPGNASATQQLNLDPAWGTLRFKYRVRVNAITPGKESWNNARIALTIFGPENKVTHTIAGEWPQPTDGWVSVSQNVTIPAGATYVKISPALFASVGDWMLDDLTVELLANRGEGIDADIPAGMTLTWGKEPVEDVNAKRSVICLNGLWQFQPARGPAAAAPQSSGRGWIRVPGSWRGYPMPCLTIGNGPAWDGFNADAPAAWYGRDITIPAAWAGRKIVIDMTRVSTDAAVYLLGREIGRVSWPGGEVDITSAVEAGRSYKLRIKVVATSDAAEVTRFMGMGEGQQLKEKAVLSTRGLISDVFLASRPAGAVLTSCAVRTSVREKRISIEADISGATGTAALNALIRDAKGNTVKRFTASSEISENGTVRASWDWSDPQLWDIDTPVLYTLELSASGAGLDDTITERFGFREFRIDGKRFLLNEKEIRLRPAPVHSESPISGTRELIAAALEGLKWAGFNAYEMWPWDRLERGSTEFDAMWCQEADRLGMLLITPALSQGQFVSDWTKPGVKEGWASRMTPLLKRLMNHPSIISWVTGANRFGHGQDQNPEAIGSKSRGSLPEPGWKRASEYGEDASAMIKRVDPTRPVFMHAGSAVGDIYSLNNYLCIIPLQEREEWLSRYAAEGDMPVMMVEFGTPLYTTFHRGRRGYGQASTSEPLYSEFLAMYQGIDAYRAETPAYRALVSSTFEKEFLWKTWHGIEAARIHEGFNQLQTLFSRNTYRTWRTWGISGGILPWGNGHGWLKEAGGGSNMDPFSPKTIKLAAFVPGTRGYWRAEATYGLFNYFRPEGMPITSAGYAIISNNSETLAWIGGSPKFTDKTHNFRPGEKVTKQIVIISDARSPKKYSGTWSVELNGVIASGRLDGTAEPSTTKFIPLQFTAPAKTASRADGIIRLTCTIGNFMHTDSFAFRVYTPDTSTLPSVFVLDPDGDTSSLLKTLGASASSWNGAKGKLLVIGRNACASGNTDMTSVEEFVRSGGRALLMAQDPEWMRKRLGLRVSRQMTRRAFPIVSGHRALLGIDAEALRDWAGESTLIPPTDTALSSTMLNRTPDYGWRWGSTHAVSSAAIEVPHRAGWRPLIACEFDSAYTPLAEIPLGKGILTICMLDLEDHVKDPAAEIIARNILVSASSAKIEERADAFYLGKDAAAVLTASGIAASPVGSIPERGLLFIGAEASVDDAALESFLRRGNNAVILPRRTDTAPLGVRIAKKDKHSGSLIIPSWQSTRGLLPGELRRRTDGEAWIVTSGADAIGADGLLAEVRRGGTAVFFQPAAAALDADRLTYNRITRWRFTRALTQIAANLGAVCEGDARMLRPIQPPDRISLADGWKASLVTPYPPAGANDAKPKDPGISDRARALTAKEADESGMQDAAVSKEWENYGGAWSTTDGEGVFRKAIEIPETWAGRDLVVSLGAVDDFDTAFFDGEAIGSTDINVKNFWSAPRLYTVPARLATAGKHVIAVRVFDHFGGGGLVGKPEELALTPKEPINPPPASMYHPDWKNDFPQGDDPYRYYRW